One window of the Piliocolobus tephrosceles isolate RC106 chromosome 17, ASM277652v3, whole genome shotgun sequence genome contains the following:
- the LOC111525618 gene encoding LOW QUALITY PROTEIN: vomeronasal type-1 receptor 3 (The sequence of the model RefSeq protein was modified relative to this genomic sequence to represent the inferred CDS: inserted 3 bases in 2 codons; substituted 1 base at 1 genomic stop codon), whose translation MASRDLAIGMIFLSQIIVGFLGXFLLYHYSFLCFTRGMLWSTDLILKHLTIANSLVILSKGILQTMAAFGLKDTESDIGCKLVFYVHRVGRAVCIGNACLLSIFQVITISPCXFRWAQLKLHAPRYIGSSNILVLCWILNMLVNITVPLHMTGKWNSINSTKTNDCKCCSGGRRSRILCSLHIVLLSSLLVSCVGLMTLASGSMVFILHRRKQQVQHIQGTNLSPPSPTESRVAQNILVLVNTLCYFTRSPPSLHXSLFPNPSWWLVNTSALMTACFPTVSPFVLMSRHPRIPRLGSACCGKNTQFPKLVR comes from the exons ATGGCCTCCAGGGATTTGGCAATAGGCATGATCTTCTTATCTCAGATCATAGTCGGATTCCTGG AGTTTCTTCTTTACCACTATAGTTTCCTTTGTTTCACCAGAGGTATGTTATGGTCCACAGATCTGATTCTCAAGCATCTGACCATAGCAAACTCCTTGGTTATACTCTCTAAAGGAATCCTACAAACAATGGCTGCTTTTGGATTGAAGGATACTGAGAGTGATATTGGATGCAAACTTGTGTTTTATGTTCACAGAGTGGGCAGGGCTGTGTGCATTGGCAACGcctgcctcctgagtatcttCCAGGTCATCACCATCAGCCCCTGCTAATTCAGGTGGGCACAGCTTAAACTACATGCTCCCAGATACATCGGGTCCTCCAATATCCTGGTCCTGTGCTGGATTCTGAACATGCTGGTAAATATTACTGTTCCTCTACATATGACTGGCAAGTGGAACAGCATAAATAGCACAAAGACAAATGATTGTAAGTGTTGTTCTGGAGGACGTAGGAGCAGAATTCTATGTTCATTACATATTGTCTTGTTATCATCCCTTCTTGTTTCGTGTGTGGGGCTCATGACCTTGGCCAGTGGCTCCATGGTTTTTATCCTGCACAGACGCAAGCAGCAGGTCCAGCACATTCAGGGGACCAACCTCTCCCCCCCATCCCCTACTGAGTCGAGAGTCGCCCAAAATATCCTCGTCCTGGTGAACACCTTGTGTTATTTTACTCGCTCTCCTCCATCTTTACA GTCTCTTTTTCCTAATCCCAGTTGGTGGCTGGTGAACACCTCTGCGCTGATGACTGCCTGCTTTCCCACGGTCAGCCCCTTTGTGCTCATGAGCCGCCATCCCAGGATACCCAGGCTGGGCTCTGCCTGCTGTGGGAAGAATACACAGTTTCCTAAGCTGGTCAGATAG